One window of the Pseudomonadota bacterium genome contains the following:
- a CDS encoding beta-ketoacyl-[acyl-carrier-protein] synthase family protein encodes MENVAITGLGVISSIGLNVRDFNANLLAGKVVAGPVASRDDHENIWMSLIDGFDASAWMEERVVRNSTAFSQYAVAAAAQAVKDAGIEEFDPMRTAVVIGSALGGVDSLADDQARLSIEGPAAVSSKFMVNHLLNMPAAHIALRYGLHGPQLSIATACASSHDAMGIAARMIESGEIDVAITGGTDCAISPLVFFGARNNKMFRPQPDPLKTCRPFNIERFGVMLGEGAGMFVLERADRARKRGATIHGRLRGYATLADGYHPSSPEPEGRWEQRVMELAIETAGLARGKDGVDAVVAHGTGTPVGDIAELAALNRIYGDRKAPLRVMSPKGNFGHPHGPAGALGLMVGLFSMSQNALMPTAGTYDERELMPEVGKLHAVIKAPAEGRIETLQVNAFGFGGQNASLVVTRE; translated from the coding sequence GTGGAAAACGTCGCCATTACCGGTCTCGGTGTGATCTCATCCATCGGCTTGAACGTGCGGGACTTCAACGCCAACCTGCTGGCCGGCAAGGTGGTGGCGGGCCCGGTGGCATCAAGGGACGACCACGAGAACATCTGGATGTCGCTCATCGATGGTTTCGATGCCAGCGCCTGGATGGAAGAGCGCGTGGTGCGCAACTCGACCGCCTTCTCGCAATACGCGGTGGCCGCCGCCGCGCAGGCCGTCAAGGATGCGGGCATTGAAGAATTTGATCCGATGCGCACCGCGGTGGTCATCGGCAGCGCACTCGGCGGTGTCGATTCGCTGGCCGATGACCAGGCGCGACTCAGCATCGAGGGGCCGGCCGCCGTGTCGTCCAAGTTCATGGTCAACCATCTGCTCAACATGCCGGCCGCACACATTGCCCTGCGCTATGGTCTGCACGGGCCGCAGCTTTCCATCGCCACCGCCTGCGCGTCGTCCCATGACGCGATGGGCATCGCGGCGCGCATGATCGAATCGGGAGAAATCGACGTCGCCATCACCGGCGGCACCGATTGCGCTATCAGTCCGCTGGTGTTTTTCGGTGCGCGCAACAACAAGATGTTCCGGCCGCAGCCCGATCCCCTGAAGACCTGCCGGCCGTTCAACATCGAGCGCTTCGGCGTAATGCTCGGCGAAGGCGCCGGCATGTTCGTGCTGGAGCGCGCCGACCGCGCGCGCAAGCGCGGCGCCACCATCCATGGACGCCTGCGTGGCTATGCCACGCTCGCCGATGGTTACCATCCTTCGTCACCGGAGCCGGAAGGCCGCTGGGAGCAGCGCGTGATGGAACTCGCCATCGAAACCGCCGGCCTGGCGCGCGGCAAGGATGGCGTCGATGCCGTGGTGGCGCATGGCACCGGCACGCCGGTAGGCGACATCGCCGAACTGGCTGCGTTGAATCGCATTTACGGCGACCGGAAAGCGCCACTGCGCGTGATGTCGCCCAAGGGCAATTTCGGACACCCGCACGGACCGGCCGGCGCGCTCGGGCTGATGGTGGGATTGTTCAGCATGAGCCAGAACGCACTCATGCCGACCGCCGGCACCTACGACGAACGCGAACTCATGCCGGAAGTCGGCAAGCTGCATGCCGTGATAAAGGCACCCGCCGAGGGACGCATCGAAACCTTGCAGGTCAACGCGTTTGGCTTCGGCGGGCAGAACGCGTCCTTGGTGGTGACGCGGGAATAA